In Helianthus annuus cultivar XRQ/B chromosome 3, HanXRQr2.0-SUNRISE, whole genome shotgun sequence, a single window of DNA contains:
- the LOC110931871 gene encoding endo-1,4-beta-xylanase 5 — protein sequence MKTFLTVFYSFILTGFIVDAVSYDYSYTNECLENPKKPQYDGGIVVNPELKQGSTGWTSFGNAKLQLRVSETGNEFVVARQRNRSFDSVSQEFFLDKDKLYTFSAWLQISNGDAAVVATFKTPTGYHDAGSTRAKSGCWSMLKGGLTVNKSGPAHLYFQSENPLVDIWVDSVSLQPFTPEEWKSHQYQSIEKVRRSKVKIQAVDGEGKPQGNRTLIIAQKFARFPFGCAINKNILTNQAYKNWFISRFKYTTFENEMKWYSNEARQNREDYNTSDALLQFTKSNGISVRGHNVFWDDPKYQPYWVHNLGPKRLAAAATTRIRSVMRRYSGQVIAWDVLNENLHFNFFERKLGWTAASKFYATARALDRTAGLFLNDFNTIESPGDQASSPDSYLSKIRQIRAGGYHGPLSIGLEGHFRYANIPYMRSAIDKVASSGLPIWITEVDVQAGPNQAAVLDQVLREAHAHPSVHGIVLWSAWSPQGCYRMCLTDNNFNNLPTGNVVDTIIRQFFNVEVTATTDVNGFYETSLIHGDYEVSFADQYQSEKDMNLTQMAQHFVVEASEDTLHVKVLA from the exons ATGAAGACCTTTTTAACAGTGTTCTACTCTTTCATCCTTACAG GGTTTATTGTAGACGCGGTATCGTATGATTACAGCTATACAAATGAG TGCTTAGAAAACCCTAAGAAGCCTCAATATGATGGCGGAATAGTTGTAAACCCCGAGCTGAAACAAGGATCAACTGGTTGGACTTCTTTCGGCAACGCAAAACTACAATTacgggtttcagaaactggaaaTGAATTCGTTGTTGCTCGTCAAAGGAATCGATCATTTGATAGTGTCTCCCAAGAGTTTTTCTTGGACAAGGATAAACTCTACACATTTTCTG CTTGGTTGCAAATAAGCAATGGGgatgctgctgttgttgctaCATTTAAAACACCAACAGGGTATCATGATGCTGGCTCCACCAGAGCTAAATCTGGTTGCTGGTCCATGCTTAAAGGCGGCCTGACCGTGAACAAGTCTGGCCCGGCCCATCTCTATTTTCAG AGTGAAAATCCGTTGGTTGATATATGGGTCGATAGCGTTTCATTACAACCCTTCACACCTGAAGAATGGAAATCTCACCAGTATCAGAGCATTGAGAAG GTGAGGAGAAGTAAGGTGAAAATTCAAGCAGTTGATGGTGAAGGGAAACCTCAGGGAAATAGGACACTAATCATTGCTCAAAAGTTTGCAAGGTTCCCATTTGGATGTGCCATTAACAAGAACATTTTAACCAACCAAGCCTATAAAAACTGGTTCATTTCTAGATTCAAATACACCACATTCGAAAACGAAATGAAATGGTACTCAAACGAAGCTCGCCAAAATCGCGAGGACTACAACACATCAGATGCGTTACTTCAGTTCACAAAATCAAATGGCATTTCGGTTCGAGGCCACAATGTGTTCTGGGACGACCCCAAGTATCAACCTTATTGGGTTCACAATCTTGGACCAAAACGTCTAGCGGCTGCAGCCACCACTAGAATACGCTCCGTCATGCGCCGATACTCGGGCCAAGTGATTGCTTGGGATGTTTTGAATGAGAATTTGCATTTTAATTTCTTTGAAAGAAAACTTGGTTGGACAGCTGCTTCAAAGTTCTATGCAACGGCTAGAGCTTTAGATAGAACCGCTGGTTTGTTCTTGAATGATTTTAATACTATCGAATCACCTGGGGACCAAGCGTCTTCTCCTGATAGTTACCTATCAAAAATCAGACAGATTCGGGCAGGGGGTTACCATGGGCCCTTATCAATCGGGTTAGAAGGTCATTTCCGATATGCCAACATTCCTTACATGAGATCCGCAATTGATAAGGTTGCAAGTTCAGGACTGCCTATTTGGATCACTGAAGTAGATGTTCAAGCTGGTCCGAATCAG GCTGCAGTTTTGGATCAAGTTTTACGAGAAGCTCATGCACATCCATCGGTACATGGGATAGTTTTATGGTCAGCATGGAGTCCTCAAGGCTGCTATAGAATGTGCTTAACTGATAACAACTTTAACAACTTACCCACGGGTAATGTTGTGGACACGATCATTCGACAATTTTTCAATGTTGAAGTAACCGCAACCACAGATGTTAACGGGTTCTATGAGACTTCGCTCATTCATGGGGATTATGAAGTTTCATTTGCAGATCAATACCAAAGTGAAAAAGATATGAATCTAACACAGATGGCTCAGCATTTTGTGGTTGAAGCATCGGAGGACACCTTACACGTTAAAGTCTTAGCTTGA